DNA sequence from the Pelagibaculum spongiae genome:
GACACCGTCTTCTTTTTAAGCCATGAAAGCCACCTCTTTTTTGAATATTTAATCACAGCCAATAAAAGTCGGTAACTTTTTCTTTTTCAAGAGCAGCGCCAGATTAATCCAGAACTAGTACAAATAAATTTATGGGTAGCGCTAGCTGCCATTTACTTTAGCGCCATTTACTTTAGCGCCATTTACTTTAGCGCCATTTACTTTAGCATCATTTACTTTATTTTCTCCTACTTACTCTCACTGCAAGTCAAAAACAGCAGCTTTAGAATGACGAAAAACCCCATCGTAGCAGCAGCTAACGGAACACTTACCTCCCCCACACACAATCTTACTTAACCAAGAACAAGATACTTTTATAAAAAACAAACCAATACAACATTCAACTAGTTTACTCACTCGATCATAAATTATTTTTCACCTTGCACAGTCATTCTCTTGGCTGGCACTAGTTTTTTTCTACATCAGCTTTTTCTTGTCAACTAATGGTAACTTCGGACAGTAGACATGATCTAATCAATATGTGCATGATTGTTTATATTGAAGTTATCTAATTTTCTACTAACCCCTCTTTCTGCAATATATTTTTTGAATTAAATTCACGCTAACCTACTGTTTTTGTGTCGCGTGGCTTATTGGTTCGTGATGCTTTGTTGAATAAAGTGTGCTGAGCTGCACAGAAACAATACCAAATGATAAATAAATAAATAAGAGCTATTGATTTGAAGTAGCATTCGCCCTGTTTTGACGAGGCGTGCTCGTATTTTCAAATGGCCTGAATCTGCTGCCTTTATTTTTTATTTTTCCTTATACGATATTCAGGTCGCAAGAGCGGTTAAATGTTTGAATTTATTTCAAGAAAAAAGCGTATTATAGCTAGAGTTATCCAGCGCAAGCACCTCCCCGAGTATACCTATCGCTGGGATAAACGGCTGCCGGAAGTAATTAGCTCAGAAGGTTTTTTCCCTTGGAATATTGAGGGAAATGTGACATTGGTAGAGCATGTCAAGAATTCATATGGTTTTAATCATCCGCGTGCACGACAGATCACTCAACATGATAGCCAGTGGGTGTCCACAGGCACCTACGGTATGTTAAAGAAGATTGACCCGACGTTTGCACAGCAGATATTTAATAGCTATTTATATCGAGTTAATACACAGCAGGCGCTAGTCACTGGACCATTTCAGGATGTAAATAGCCATTTTGACAAGTCAGGATTGCATCGACCTTATGCAACGCAGCGAGAGTGGGCCAAACTGGGCGGAATTTTAGCGAGTGCGATTATTGAATATATGCCCGGTCGCGTGTTTTATGATCAGTATAATATCGTTAAAGGTGCACCAGATGAAAATGAGCTTACAGGCTGGCAATCAATGCACTAGCAACTTGAATCGTTTATAAGCTTGCTTCGGTGAATCTTTTGGCTGTCGATAACTGCTTATCCAGTTGTGAATGCATCAAAAACCATTCGAAACGGGTTAAAAACGCTTTGGCTCTTGCTAGATAGCAGGGTGTCGATGTTTTTCAAGGGCTATCTATTTTTTGAGTACCTAATCACAGCCAATAAAAGCCGGTAACTTTTTCTTTTTTCAAGAGCAGCGCTAGATTAACCCA
Encoded proteins:
- a CDS encoding scabin-related ADP-ribosyltransferase, giving the protein MFEFISRKKRIIARVIQRKHLPEYTYRWDKRLPEVISSEGFFPWNIEGNVTLVEHVKNSYGFNHPRARQITQHDSQWVSTGTYGMLKKIDPTFAQQIFNSYLYRVNTQQALVTGPFQDVNSHFDKSGLHRPYATQREWAKLGGILASAIIEYMPGRVFYDQYNIVKGAPDENELTGWQSMH